In one Pseudomonas fitomaticsae genomic region, the following are encoded:
- a CDS encoding c-type cytochrome — protein sequence MKQLLTRLTLAVGLAVPVLAAHADDQVKRGEYLARAADCMACHTAPGGAPFAGGLPIVSPFGTIYGTNITPSKEHGIGLYNDDEFFAALTEGKRRDGANLYPAMPYTSYHLMPRADSDAIHAYLKTIEPIERAAPVTSLSFPFNVRPGLIGWNMMYGKALKLEPAEGKSDAWKRGQYMVEVLGHCGECHTPRGLPGAMQLDKRLTGGILNGYLAPSLLATDLAARGWNHQDLSTFLKHGMSAQGTMFNEMFPVFHNSTQGLNDPDLAAMATFLLGDKPPAAKELSEVPVEKLSASAQRGRQEYLNVCAGCHAAGGEGKPHIAVAMRGNTTLRLEDPRNLLRVIEDGIGEQKFAGFEHMQPMPGFADKLSAEQLTDLLNYLRQGWGGQSAELAVGDVQKLQADAPSIEHKAH from the coding sequence ATGAAGCAATTACTGACCCGCCTGACCTTGGCGGTCGGGCTGGCTGTGCCTGTGTTGGCGGCGCACGCGGATGATCAGGTCAAGCGCGGCGAATACCTCGCCCGCGCGGCCGACTGCATGGCGTGCCACACTGCGCCCGGCGGCGCGCCGTTTGCCGGCGGCCTGCCGATCGTGTCGCCGTTCGGCACGATCTACGGCACCAACATCACTCCAAGCAAAGAGCACGGCATCGGTTTGTACAACGACGACGAGTTTTTCGCTGCGCTGACTGAAGGCAAACGTCGTGACGGCGCGAACCTCTATCCGGCGATGCCGTACACCTCGTATCACTTGATGCCGCGTGCGGATTCGGATGCGATTCACGCGTATCTGAAGACCATCGAGCCAATTGAGCGTGCAGCGCCGGTGACGAGTCTGAGCTTCCCGTTCAACGTGCGTCCGGGCTTGATCGGCTGGAACATGATGTACGGCAAAGCCTTGAAGCTGGAGCCTGCCGAAGGCAAAAGCGACGCCTGGAAACGCGGCCAGTACATGGTCGAAGTGCTCGGCCATTGCGGCGAATGCCATACGCCACGTGGCCTGCCGGGCGCGATGCAGTTGGACAAGCGCCTGACCGGCGGCATCCTCAACGGCTATCTGGCGCCGAGCCTGCTGGCAACGGATCTGGCGGCGCGTGGCTGGAATCATCAGGACCTGAGCACGTTCCTCAAGCACGGTATGAGTGCTCAGGGCACGATGTTCAACGAGATGTTCCCGGTGTTCCACAACAGCACCCAAGGTCTGAATGATCCGGATCTGGCGGCGATGGCGACTTTCCTGCTCGGCGACAAGCCTCCGGCGGCGAAAGAACTGAGCGAAGTGCCGGTGGAAAAACTCAGTGCCAGCGCTCAACGCGGCCGTCAGGAATACTTGAACGTCTGCGCCGGTTGTCACGCGGCCGGTGGCGAGGGCAAGCCGCACATCGCGGTGGCAATGCGCGGCAATACCACGCTGCGCCTGGAAGACCCGCGCAACCTGTTGCGAGTGATCGAGGATGGCATCGGCGAACAGAAATTCGCCGGGTTCGAACACATGCAGCCGATGCCGGGTTTTGCCGACAAGCTCAGTGCCGAACAACTGACCGATCTGCTGAACTACCTGCGTCAGGGTTGGGGTGGTCAGTCGGCCGAACTGGCGGTCGGCGATGTGCAGAAGCTTCAGGCTGACGCCCCGTCCATCGAGCACAAGGCGCACTGA
- a CDS encoding XdhC family protein, with amino-acid sequence MQHLDLQVVRRALEWSTAGQRIWLCTVLTTYGSAPRAPGSLLAVSDGGQWIGSLSGGCVEEDFLERVAEGAFLDAINVVRYGEGDDPRSRVSLPCGGILDVLVEKFDAGCDVQAHLRELESALLGQRRLIREVDLAKGARSLFADREQGARIEREIDRVRIRIGAAQRLLLAGYSSVAQACAEFAVGLGFEVILCDPRDEVLEGVVLNGVEIRRQLPSVFIADGGCHRDTAVVALTHDPRIDDLAMMEAVRTEAFYIGVMGSQQTSQKRFERLRRIGGLGEGDLARIHAPIGLNLGSKTPAEIALAVLADILRIRSGIARDQL; translated from the coding sequence ATGCAGCATCTCGATCTGCAGGTTGTGCGGCGGGCGCTGGAGTGGTCGACAGCGGGGCAGCGCATCTGGCTCTGCACCGTGCTGACGACCTACGGCTCGGCGCCGCGCGCGCCGGGTTCGCTGCTGGCGGTGAGCGACGGCGGACAGTGGATCGGGTCGCTGTCCGGTGGTTGCGTCGAGGAAGATTTTCTCGAGCGCGTCGCCGAAGGTGCGTTTCTCGATGCGATCAATGTCGTGCGTTATGGCGAAGGTGACGATCCGCGCTCGCGGGTCAGCCTGCCGTGCGGCGGCATTCTCGACGTGCTGGTAGAGAAATTTGACGCTGGCTGCGATGTGCAGGCGCACCTGCGTGAACTCGAATCGGCATTGCTGGGGCAGCGCCGGTTGATTCGCGAGGTCGATCTGGCCAAGGGCGCGCGTAGTCTGTTTGCCGATCGCGAGCAGGGGGCGCGGATCGAGCGTGAAATCGACCGGGTACGGATCCGCATCGGCGCCGCTCAGCGTTTGCTGCTGGCCGGGTATTCGAGTGTGGCGCAGGCGTGTGCGGAGTTTGCGGTCGGTCTCGGCTTCGAGGTGATTCTCTGCGACCCGCGTGATGAAGTGCTGGAAGGCGTGGTGCTCAATGGCGTGGAGATCCGCCGGCAATTGCCGTCGGTGTTCATCGCCGATGGCGGTTGCCACCGTGATACGGCGGTGGTGGCGTTGACCCACGATCCGCGCATCGATGATCTGGCGATGATGGAGGCCGTGCGCACCGAGGCGTTCTACATCGGCGTGATGGGCTCGCAGCAGACGTCGCAGAAGCGCTTCGAGCGTTTGCGCCGGATTGGCGGGTTGGGGGAGGGCGATCTGGCGCGGATTCATGCGCCGATCGGCCTTAACCTGGGCAGCAAGACGCCGGCGGAAATTGCTTTGGCGGTGCTCGCGGATATCCTGCGGATTCGCAGCGGGATTGCACGGGATCAGTTGTGA